Proteins from a single region of Leuconostoc gasicomitatum LMG 18811:
- a CDS encoding GNAT family N-acetyltransferase has protein sequence MIIQPAKQIDQAAILKLEQTIFDDMALEIYEELSVADVQAAWTLAVATSEKSRYHYSRAIVAKNDDNEVVGVLFGYPDTEEKILDNTLQTILADKYSYHRWLFSDSEVFDNEWYLDSIVVTDAARGQGIGKQLIKNAEIRAKQESRETIGLNVDDGNPRAQKLYAALGFESVGKIMIGKHAYTHMQKKL, from the coding sequence ATGATTATACAACCTGCTAAACAAATCGATCAAGCAGCGATTTTAAAACTTGAACAAACAATTTTTGATGATATGGCATTAGAAATATATGAGGAATTGAGTGTTGCTGATGTCCAGGCGGCATGGACGCTTGCGGTCGCGACATCAGAGAAAAGTCGCTATCATTACAGTCGTGCAATAGTTGCCAAAAATGATGACAATGAAGTGGTGGGGGTTCTTTTTGGTTATCCAGACACAGAAGAAAAGATACTTGATAATACGCTGCAGACGATACTAGCAGATAAATATAGTTATCATCGCTGGTTGTTTAGTGATTCAGAAGTTTTTGACAATGAATGGTATCTTGATTCAATTGTTGTGACAGACGCTGCGCGTGGACAAGGAATTGGCAAGCAATTGATCAAAAATGCTGAAATTCGTGCCAAGCAAGAATCGCGAGAGACAATTGGATTAAATGTTGATGATGGTAATCCAAGGGCCCAAAAGTTATATGCAGCGTTAGGTTTTGAGTCGGTAGGCAAAATAATGATTGGCAAACATGCCTATACACATATGCAAAAAAAACTGTGA
- a CDS encoding YitT family protein: MDNTNLARISIKDIIMIMIGTGFYGWSLININITNQLAEGGLSGITLILLALFNWNPAYTNLILNIPLLIIGYRVLGRRSLIYTIWGIISLSFWLYVWQKFPMPPALHHDMLIAGLLAGIMSGIGLGVVFRFGGTSGGTDVIARIMEQKLGIQIGRTMFALDAVVLLMSLIYIDVIHMMYTLIASFVFAQVVGLTQQGAYTARSFMIFTDYPEEISHAIMHELERGTSLLKSEGGYSHREQRVVYAVVDPSEVSTVQHIIQEIDPKAFVSIFTAQEQLGEGFSYLRPKKKFFFF; this comes from the coding sequence ATGGACAATACAAATTTAGCACGTATTTCAATAAAAGATATCATTATGATTATGATTGGCACAGGTTTTTATGGTTGGAGTCTAATTAATATTAATATCACCAATCAATTAGCTGAGGGTGGATTATCTGGTATTACATTGATCTTACTGGCATTATTTAACTGGAATCCTGCATATACCAACTTAATTCTAAACATTCCTTTACTGATTATCGGTTACCGTGTTCTTGGCCGACGGTCTTTAATATATACAATTTGGGGCATCATTTCATTATCATTTTGGCTCTATGTCTGGCAAAAATTTCCAATGCCTCCAGCACTTCACCATGACATGCTAATTGCCGGTCTTTTGGCTGGCATTATGTCAGGCATTGGTCTTGGTGTTGTGTTTAGGTTTGGCGGTACCTCTGGTGGTACAGATGTGATTGCACGCATTATGGAACAAAAATTAGGTATTCAAATTGGCCGTACGATGTTTGCCTTAGATGCTGTTGTGCTATTGATGTCTTTAATTTATATTGACGTGATCCACATGATGTACACTTTAATTGCCTCATTTGTATTTGCACAAGTCGTTGGTTTAACACAACAAGGTGCTTATACTGCCAGGTCATTTATGATTTTTACGGATTATCCTGAAGAAATATCACATGCAATTATGCATGAGTTGGAACGCGGTACAAGTTTATTAAAATCAGAAGGTGGCTACTCACATCGCGAGCAGCGAGTTGTTTACGCTGTTGTTGATCCATCTGAAGTCAGCACCGTACAACATATCATTCAAGAAATCGACCCTAAAGCATTTGTCTCTATATTTACGGCACAAGAACAATTAGGCGAAGGCTTTTCTTACCTACGCCCCAAGAAAAAATTTTTCTTCTTCTAA
- a CDS encoding Tex family protein: protein MTELVITELTQADTAKQVSQVLNITFKQVNATLTLLGDGATVPFISRYRKEMTGELDEVQIRDIQSTAKKVQDLADRKHTVLKAVQEQQQLTPDLQKAIQSAETLQIVEDLYLPYKQKRRTKAMVARENGLQPLADFVLLHVTTDIPSALYINDALPTSEDVLAGLHEILAEQIGENALYRQWLRTRMSTDGVLISSIKRSGKEKDEQEVYEQYYDYNEPIKTLRDNKFRILAVNRGEKEGILSVKIDFTEARMIHFIQTKELKGQPASGLGYVILRAAIEDAYKRFIQPAVAREIRQELTTQAQEQAIKVFGDNLYHLLMQAPLKEKIVMGFDPGFRTGSKLAIVDGNGEFLKKQVIYPHKPANAQQRHEAGEIFESLIHEFDVQLVAIGNGTASRESEEFVAAHLPNGVQYAIVNEAGASVYSASDAAREEFPDLHVEERSAISIGRRIQDPLAELIKIDPKSVGVGQYQHDLNAKSLDEQVDHVVETAVNQVGVNLNTASVALLTHIAGLNKILAQNIVTYRHENGEFTSRTQLRKVTRLGPKAFEQSAGFLRILSGKNILDNTDIHPESYPAAKQLLELAHVTPQTLATQSANDALTMLDKADIADKLSIGMQTLHDVISSLQKPGRDGRSEMVGALLKSDILHIEDLKSGMKMQGTVRNVVDFGAFVDLGVKHDGLVHISRLAKRRVKAPSEVVAVGDIVDVWVVDIDEKRQRIGLTMISPEESNE, encoded by the coding sequence ATGACAGAGCTCGTTATAACAGAACTAACACAGGCAGATACTGCTAAACAAGTGTCTCAAGTACTTAACATTACTTTTAAACAGGTTAACGCTACACTAACGTTATTAGGCGATGGCGCTACGGTCCCCTTCATTTCTCGATATCGTAAAGAAATGACGGGTGAACTTGATGAAGTACAAATTCGAGATATTCAATCAACGGCTAAAAAAGTTCAGGATTTGGCTGATCGTAAGCACACTGTTTTAAAAGCTGTGCAAGAGCAGCAACAGCTCACACCGGATTTACAAAAAGCAATTCAATCTGCAGAAACATTACAAATTGTGGAAGACTTATATCTACCTTATAAACAAAAAAGACGTACAAAAGCAATGGTAGCTCGAGAAAACGGTTTACAGCCACTAGCTGATTTCGTCCTTTTACATGTAACGACTGATATTCCTAGCGCATTGTACATTAATGATGCACTACCAACTTCAGAAGATGTGTTAGCAGGCCTACATGAAATATTAGCAGAACAAATTGGTGAAAATGCTCTTTATCGGCAATGGTTACGCACACGAATGAGTACAGATGGTGTGTTAATATCAAGCATCAAGCGTTCTGGTAAAGAAAAAGATGAACAAGAAGTTTACGAGCAATATTATGATTACAATGAGCCAATTAAAACATTGCGTGATAACAAATTTCGCATTTTAGCAGTTAATCGTGGCGAAAAAGAGGGGATTTTATCGGTTAAAATTGATTTTACCGAAGCCCGGATGATTCATTTTATTCAAACAAAAGAATTAAAGGGACAACCCGCATCTGGATTAGGATACGTAATACTACGTGCAGCTATTGAGGATGCTTATAAGCGTTTTATTCAGCCTGCTGTAGCACGTGAAATCAGACAAGAATTAACGACACAAGCACAAGAACAAGCTATTAAAGTTTTTGGAGATAATTTGTATCATTTATTAATGCAAGCGCCACTTAAAGAAAAAATTGTCATGGGATTTGATCCAGGATTTAGGACGGGTTCTAAGTTGGCTATCGTTGATGGCAATGGCGAGTTTTTAAAAAAGCAAGTTATCTATCCGCATAAACCGGCCAATGCACAGCAACGACATGAGGCAGGTGAAATATTTGAATCCTTAATACATGAATTTGATGTCCAATTGGTCGCAATTGGAAATGGTACGGCTTCACGTGAATCAGAGGAATTTGTCGCTGCACACTTACCAAATGGTGTACAGTATGCAATCGTTAATGAGGCAGGCGCTTCAGTTTATTCTGCATCCGATGCAGCGCGAGAAGAATTTCCCGATTTACATGTTGAAGAGCGCTCGGCAATTTCTATCGGTCGTCGTATCCAAGATCCTTTAGCAGAATTAATTAAAATCGACCCAAAATCAGTTGGTGTAGGTCAGTATCAACATGACCTTAACGCTAAATCACTTGATGAACAAGTTGATCATGTTGTAGAGACAGCAGTTAATCAGGTCGGTGTTAATTTGAACACAGCAAGTGTGGCGTTACTCACACATATTGCAGGTTTGAACAAAATTCTAGCTCAAAATATTGTGACATATCGTCATGAAAATGGTGAATTCACTTCTCGAACACAGCTTAGAAAAGTGACGCGATTAGGACCAAAAGCTTTTGAACAATCAGCAGGATTCTTACGAATTTTATCAGGTAAAAATATATTGGATAATACAGATATCCATCCGGAGAGCTATCCGGCTGCTAAACAGCTTCTAGAGTTGGCTCATGTAACACCGCAAACGTTAGCAACGCAATCAGCCAATGATGCGTTAACGATGTTGGATAAAGCAGACATAGCGGATAAACTGTCAATTGGTATGCAAACACTACATGATGTGATTAGTAGTTTACAAAAACCAGGTCGTGATGGACGTTCAGAAATGGTAGGGGCGCTATTAAAATCAGATATTTTACATATTGAAGACTTAAAATCTGGTATGAAAATGCAAGGTACTGTGCGAAATGTCGTTGATTTTGGTGCATTTGTTGATCTTGGTGTTAAACATGACGGATTGGTTCACATTTCTCGCTTGGCAAAACGTCGTGTGAAAGCACCATCTGAAGTTGTTGCTGTTGGTGATATTGTTGATGTTTGGGTGGTTGACATTGATGAGAAGCGTCAACGAATTGGACTAACAATGATTAGTCCAGAGGAGAGTAATGAATGA